ATCGGGAAATCGGCCCTTACTTTCTGTATATCTAACATTGTGTGTATCCTTTATTTTAGCTATAAACCGGTAGCAATTGAAATGCCATAACGCACTCTCAGGCAAATTTACGGCATGTTTTTTAAAAAAGGTGGTTTTAGCCGAACATTTAAGAATCCATTGCTATCCGGGTATTTTATCTTCTTATTTTTTTTCATTCTAAATAAAAATAATAAATTTGCCCTAATTTAGATTCAATAAAAATAACACAAACGCATCTGATGAAGAAATTAAACCAGTTCATAGTTATAGCTTTCGTACTATACGCAATGGTTTCCTGTAAAAAAGAGGAGAAAACCACCGATACGACCAACGTTAAAACAGAAAGCAGTGCCGTTGCAGCGACACAAAGAATCGTTTCGTTAAACGGCGCCGTGACCGAAGTCATTGCTGCCCTCGGCCACGAAAAAGAGATCGTAGGCCGAGATGTTACCTCAACCTACCCGGAAAGCGTTAAGGCTTCGGCTAAAGACCTCGGGCACGTTGCCCGCGGAGTTTCCGTTGAGGCCATTATGGCATTGCAGCCAACACTTATCCTGGGTACAGAAAAAGACATGACACCCGAACTTCAGGCTAAAATAAAGGCATCGGGCATTAAGTCAGTTATTTTCAAACAGGAATTTAGCGTGGATGGTGCAAAAAGGCTTATTGCCGATGTAGCAGCAGCGCTTGGACATAAAGGCGACATCAAGCCCATACAGGATAAAATAGATACTGACCTGACTGATCTAGTTAAATTCAAAAAAGCGCCTAAAGTACTCTTCATCTATGCCCGCGGTGCCAACATGCTGATGGTGAGCGGCACAGGCACCCCAATTGAAAGTATTATACAGCTGTCCGGTAGTGAAAATGCCGTGACCGATTTTGCCGACTTCAAGCCGCTGACTCCTGAAGCGCTTATCAAAGGCAACCCTGACGCAATACTGCTGTTCGATAGCGGCGCAGAAAGTGTGAAAGGCATCGACGGCGTACTAAAAATACCGGGGGTTGACAAGACCAATGCCGGAAAGAATAAAAACATCATCACGATGGATGGCGGCTTGCTGACCAACTTTGGCCCACGAACCGGCGAAGCGGCAAAAGCGCTGAACCAGCTGCTTGCAAAAAATGCGAAATAAGCTTTTTCTATACCTTTTGTCAAGCTTTATACTGCTGTCCGCACTGGCAGTATGGTCGCTGTACAGCGGGGTTTTTGTATTTGAAAAACATTCGTTCTTAGAAATATTCAACGGGATACTGACCAACGACGGCAGCATCGATCCATCTGAACGCTTCGTGCTGATGGACCTCCGCCTGCCGCGTGTCGTTATGGGCATCCTTATCGGGAGCGCACTTGCCGTTTCGGGTACCTGCCTGCAGGGAATGTTCCGCAACCCGCTGGCAACACCCGATTTGCTCGGGATAACCGCAGGGGCATCGGTATTTGCAGCAATTACTATTGTGCTGGGAAGCTATATAAAGCCTTATATCCCCGAAATGCTGCATTATTCGCTACTAAGCATCATGGCCTTTTTGGGAGCACTACTTACCATGGTATTGGTGTACAGGCTTTCGACACAAGGCGGCCGTACCAATATTATAATGATGCTGCTTAGCGGTGTGGCCATCACAGCCATTGGCTTTGCAGTTATGGGATTGCTAATCTTTTTCAGTAAAGATGAAGAACTGCGCGACCTCACCTTCTGGAACCTGGGCAGCCTAGCCGGTGCCACATGGGCCAAATGCGGCATACTTGCTGTGGTGATAGGTATATCGTTCGCCCTACTCCTCAACAAAGGAAAGGCTCTCAATGCGATGATGCTTGGAGAAAACGACGCACAGCACCTGGGCATCCCTGTTGAACGGATAAAGAAACAGATCGTAGTACTTACAGCCCTCATGGTGGGCGCCTGCGTAGCGTTTGCCGGGAACATCAGCTTTATGGGGCTTATCGTTCCTTATATTTTAAGGCTGATCTTTAAGAGCAGGTACAACATCATATTGCCGCTCGCGGCGGTGTGGGGCAGCATATTGATGCTAACCGCCGATACCGTGAGCCGCACCATAGCCCCGCCGAGCGAAATTTCGGTAGGGGTTCTTACCGCCTTTATGGGCGCACCTATTTTTATGATGATACTAATACGCAACAGAAAACAAATGTAATGTTAGAGGCAACCAACATATCGTATGCACACCGCAAGTTTTCGATACTTGAGGGAATCGACATATCGGTCAATAACGGTGAATTGCTGGTTATCGTTGGCCCAAACGGTGCCGGCAAGAGCACGCTTTTAAGCCTTTTGGCAAACGAGTTTGGCAAAACCGAAAAGCCCGTCTTCTTTAAAAAGAAAACCTTTAAACAATGGGACGATAAGGAACTGGCGCACAACAAGGCCAAGTTCTCCCAAAGCAATAATTCTGATATACCCTTATCAGTAAATGATGTGGTCATGATGGGCCGCTATCCCTATTTCCAGTCGGTACCGCATAAGGAAGACCTCGATGCCGTACAGAAAGCCATGCAGGAAACCGATGTGGCCGCACTTAAAGAACGCGATTACAACTCGCTATCCGGTGGGGAAAAGCAAAGGGTTCACCTGGCCCGCGTGATGTGCCAATTAGACAATGATGTGCAAAGCAAACTGGTGTTCCTTGATGAGCCGCTGAACAACCTCGACGTGCTTCACCAGCACCGCATACTGCATACCGTAAAGGATTTTACCGAAAAGGGTAACACTGCCGTGATGGTACTGCACGACCTGAACCTCGCCGCACAATTTGCCGACAGGGTAATGCTCCTGAAAAAAGGGAAGATAGTGGCACATGATGTGCCCGATAAGGTCTTTACTAAAGAAATAATAAGCCGGGTGTACAACTTCCCGTGTACGATATGCCCCAACCCGGTCAACCAGAACCCGTTAATAATTTTTGGAATTTAAATACACACAATAATGGATACGACCACGAATACACTGAAATCACAGTGGGAGGCCCTGAAAGCCGAAAACCCGCACCTGAGGATACGCAATGGCGCCGAGCAGCTTGGCGTAAGCGAGGCTGAGCTCGTTGCTACAAGCATTGGCGAAACCGTAACGCGCCTTCGCCCGGAATTTGCCGCCATACTTACCGAAGTTGAGAAACTGGGTAAAGTAATGGGCCTGACCCGCAACGATGAGTGCGTGCACGAGCGCAAAGGCGTTTACCTTAACCCTGATTTCAGCAGCCCTTTTGCGGGATTGTTCGTGGGCGAGGATATCGACCTGCGTATTTTCCTTTCGCACTGGGACAAAGCCTATGCCGTATCTGAAACAAGCGAACACGGAGACAGGAAAAGCCTTCAGTTCTTTGGGAAAGACGGCCTTGCCATCCACAAAATATATTTGACAAAAGACAGCAATACAAAAGCCTTCGATACACTTGTTGAGCAGTTCATATCGGATAACCAAAGCCAGGGCGAAACTACAGTGGAAGTTCCGCTTATCATTGACGAGAAGCCGGATGCCGATATTGACGTGGCGGGTTTCCGGGAAGCATGGAGCGGCCTGAAAGACACGCACGCGTTCTTCGGGATGCTGAAGAAGTTTGGCGTTACCCGTACGCAGGCGCTTCGCCTTGCACCGAATGAGCATTTTGCAAAGAAAGTGGACAATGAAGCTGTAGTAAGGATGCTGGAAGGCGCTGCCGAAAGAAAGCTGCCTATCATGTGTTTTGTGGGCAACCGCGGCAACATCCAGATACATACCGGCCTGGTACGCAAAACCATGTGGCACAACCAGTGGTTCAACGTTATGGACCCGGACTTCAACCTTCATCTTGACACCAGCAAGATCTCACAAACGTGGATAGTACGTAAGCCTACTGAGGATGGTGATGTTACTGCCCTTGAGGTATTCAACGAAATGGGAGAGATTATCGTTCAGTTCTTCGGCAAAAGGAAGCCGGGCATCCCTGAGCTTCAGGAATGGAGGGATTTGGTAGCTTCTTTATAATTGTGGTTATAATTGTTTTGTAAAGAGCCGTTCCGGAAGGGGCGGCTTTTGTTTGTTTAAATGGAACGCGAATGACACGGATCAGGCAGATTTACGCGGATTGTTCTGCAGACACAAAATTCATGCGTTTCAATTTTAACCACCCGCCCTGCGGGCGCCCCCTTTAAGGGAGGGGAGGAGCTTCACTCGGTGGATTGACACGGTCTTTTAACCGCACAGGCCTTCCCAAAAAGAATAATTCACTAACACTCCCCATCTACCCCACAGCTGTCACCTTCAATAACATCAAGGGGAGCATTGGCCTGCCGCCATTCGCCATACGACTTTTGAAGGACATCAAGGAACGCTTCGGCTTCCTGTGCGCCACTAATGGCATACTTGCGGTTGAAAACAAAAAACGGCACACCACGCACGCCTATATTGCGCGCTTCCTGAATATCCATCACCACGTCCTGGAAATAGGCTTCACCGCCCATGGCTTTGCCAAGCAGATCAGTATCCAGTCCAACAGAAGCGGCGATTTCGGTCAGCGTGGCGGCATCGTCAATGTTTTTGCCGTCGGTAAAGTAGGCTTTGAACAGCGCTTCCTTGGCTTCATTCTGCTTTCCGTGCTCTGCGGCAAAATGCAGCATACGGTGCGCGTTGAAGCTGTTGGCGGGAATCGCTTTATCAAGATTGTATTCGAGTCCGGTTTCAGCAGCCATCTTCGCTACATAATTGTTCATTTCTGTCGCTTCTTCAAGGGATATGCCTTTATGTTCGGCTAAGAATTGGTGCAGGTTTTTAGTGGGATCCGTAACCATTTCGGGCGAAAGGAGATAGCTCCTCCACTCTATTTCTACGTTTTCTTTTCCCTCAAAATTTTCGAGTGCCTGCTCAAAACGGCGTTTCCCTATATAGCAGAACGGACACATAATGTCGCTCCATATCTCAATTTTCATGGTATTGTATTTTAGGCAAAGGTATTTATAAAAAGAAAAGGCACTACAGAAATTGAGATTCAATCAATATACAGCGCTTCGTATTTCGCTGAAGCTATTTTGTCGTCCGTCATTACTATTTTCATAAGTTTTCCCCCTGCAAGGTCA
Above is a genomic segment from Flavobacterium album containing:
- a CDS encoding DsbA family oxidoreductase; its protein translation is MKIEIWSDIMCPFCYIGKRRFEQALENFEGKENVEIEWRSYLLSPEMVTDPTKNLHQFLAEHKGISLEEATEMNNYVAKMAAETGLEYNLDKAIPANSFNAHRMLHFAAEHGKQNEAKEALFKAYFTDGKNIDDAATLTEIAASVGLDTDLLGKAMGGEAYFQDVVMDIQEARNIGVRGVPFFVFNRKYAISGAQEAEAFLDVLQKSYGEWRQANAPLDVIEGDSCGVDGEC
- a CDS encoding FecCD family ABC transporter permease, with protein sequence MRNKLFLYLLSSFILLSALAVWSLYSGVFVFEKHSFLEIFNGILTNDGSIDPSERFVLMDLRLPRVVMGILIGSALAVSGTCLQGMFRNPLATPDLLGITAGASVFAAITIVLGSYIKPYIPEMLHYSLLSIMAFLGALLTMVLVYRLSTQGGRTNIIMMLLSGVAITAIGFAVMGLLIFFSKDEELRDLTFWNLGSLAGATWAKCGILAVVIGISFALLLNKGKALNAMMLGENDAQHLGIPVERIKKQIVVLTALMVGACVAFAGNISFMGLIVPYILRLIFKSRYNIILPLAAVWGSILMLTADTVSRTIAPPSEISVGVLTAFMGAPIFMMILIRNRKQM
- a CDS encoding heme ABC transporter ATP-binding protein, with the translated sequence MLEATNISYAHRKFSILEGIDISVNNGELLVIVGPNGAGKSTLLSLLANEFGKTEKPVFFKKKTFKQWDDKELAHNKAKFSQSNNSDIPLSVNDVVMMGRYPYFQSVPHKEDLDAVQKAMQETDVAALKERDYNSLSGGEKQRVHLARVMCQLDNDVQSKLVFLDEPLNNLDVLHQHRILHTVKDFTEKGNTAVMVLHDLNLAAQFADRVMLLKKGKIVAHDVPDKVFTKEIISRVYNFPCTICPNPVNQNPLIIFGI
- a CDS encoding heme/hemin ABC transporter substrate-binding protein, translated to MKKLNQFIVIAFVLYAMVSCKKEEKTTDTTNVKTESSAVAATQRIVSLNGAVTEVIAALGHEKEIVGRDVTSTYPESVKASAKDLGHVARGVSVEAIMALQPTLILGTEKDMTPELQAKIKASGIKSVIFKQEFSVDGAKRLIADVAAALGHKGDIKPIQDKIDTDLTDLVKFKKAPKVLFIYARGANMLMVSGTGTPIESIIQLSGSENAVTDFADFKPLTPEALIKGNPDAILLFDSGAESVKGIDGVLKIPGVDKTNAGKNKNIITMDGGLLTNFGPRTGEAAKALNQLLAKNAK
- a CDS encoding hemin-degrading factor — protein: MDTTTNTLKSQWEALKAENPHLRIRNGAEQLGVSEAELVATSIGETVTRLRPEFAAILTEVEKLGKVMGLTRNDECVHERKGVYLNPDFSSPFAGLFVGEDIDLRIFLSHWDKAYAVSETSEHGDRKSLQFFGKDGLAIHKIYLTKDSNTKAFDTLVEQFISDNQSQGETTVEVPLIIDEKPDADIDVAGFREAWSGLKDTHAFFGMLKKFGVTRTQALRLAPNEHFAKKVDNEAVVRMLEGAAERKLPIMCFVGNRGNIQIHTGLVRKTMWHNQWFNVMDPDFNLHLDTSKISQTWIVRKPTEDGDVTALEVFNEMGEIIVQFFGKRKPGIPELQEWRDLVASL